A portion of the Eubacterium maltosivorans genome contains these proteins:
- a CDS encoding sensor histidine kinase, whose product MDFRDERPNPERLLEEINEEERRSREDEEGIGHLKIFFGYCAGVGKTYTMLEEAQQLYKKGVNVLVGYVEPHTRPETMAMLEGLPAIPPQVVDYKGITLRDFDLDKALEQKPEVIIVDEFAHTNPEGFRNKKRYQDIEELLNAGIDVYTTVNVQHIESLNDVVSSITGIIVHERVPDYIFDKADKIKLVDIDPEELLKRFEEGKVYAPEKADLAKRRFFTVENLNALREIAMRKAADRIVSGAGTKKKKVPFSKMLVCVGPSPSSSHCIRTTARIADAFHIPWVALYVKTSDRTYADISERKNLQDNMNLAEQLGAEIVTMQGDDMAMVISEYIKQSGITNVVIGKGRNKPNPFKEDLEDQLLSMNPGIEIHIVPDSQAEKNGGSIPKKRLSWLSKRILSLHFSLKDFGKTVLMLLLATVVSFGLRDLNLGDQNIIMVYILSILVISRLTVGYLYGVCASVFGVLLFNFFFTEPYFTFNATNPTYPVTFIVMLLVALMTSALTNGIKVQAKMAVMNERRTEILYELSKKLLITRGLENIVTLTNESLTSIFERSVIFYTQNPDEKNCGTFMQGPEHTSGSFMQSKEEEAVAHWVFQNKKAAGNGTDTLVGAKGFYMPVVSQDRVLGVIGVSCVEEMLPPKRRAFLKMIVSQVAMALERQRLSDEQGKARLETEKEKMRSNFLRAISHDLRTPLTGILGSSSALLENIGELDIPTQKKLLRDIKDDSEWIIRMVENLLSVTRIGEGKVDLKKHPEAVEEIVGEAVAIIRKRFDHTDIKVEVPDTLLMVSMDGTLIEQVMINLMENAIKYAGSHPVLDVKVQNLGTKARFIVGDNGEGISETMLPHIFEGYMGDDEKSSDSRRGMGIGLTICKSIVDAHGGTLKARNKQEGGAEFSFELPVEEDDNNES is encoded by the coding sequence ATCTTTTTTGGTTATTGCGCTGGTGTAGGCAAAACCTATACAATGCTGGAAGAGGCGCAGCAGCTTTATAAGAAGGGTGTGAATGTACTGGTAGGCTATGTGGAGCCCCATACCCGTCCCGAGACCATGGCAATGCTTGAGGGACTGCCTGCAATCCCGCCTCAGGTGGTGGATTATAAAGGCATCACCCTCAGAGATTTTGATCTGGACAAGGCGCTTGAACAAAAGCCAGAGGTCATTATCGTCGATGAGTTTGCCCACACCAATCCGGAGGGCTTTCGCAATAAAAAGCGGTATCAGGATATCGAGGAGCTGCTGAATGCGGGCATTGACGTGTATACCACTGTCAATGTCCAGCATATTGAGAGCCTGAATGATGTGGTCAGCAGCATTACCGGGATCATTGTCCATGAACGTGTGCCGGATTACATTTTTGATAAAGCAGATAAAATTAAGCTGGTGGACATTGATCCCGAGGAACTTCTGAAGCGTTTTGAGGAGGGAAAGGTCTACGCGCCGGAAAAGGCAGATCTGGCGAAAAGGCGGTTTTTTACCGTTGAGAACCTGAACGCCCTGCGTGAAATCGCCATGCGTAAGGCGGCAGACCGCATTGTCAGCGGCGCCGGCACGAAAAAGAAGAAGGTGCCCTTTTCTAAAATGCTGGTATGCGTGGGGCCGTCGCCTTCGTCGTCGCATTGCATACGGACCACAGCCAGGATAGCCGACGCTTTCCACATTCCGTGGGTCGCATTGTATGTTAAAACCTCAGACCGAACCTATGCGGATATCAGCGAGCGCAAAAACCTGCAAGATAACATGAACTTGGCCGAGCAGCTGGGTGCGGAGATTGTCACCATGCAGGGCGATGATATGGCCATGGTAATATCCGAGTACATCAAGCAGTCTGGGATTACCAATGTTGTAATCGGCAAAGGGAGAAACAAGCCAAATCCTTTTAAAGAGGATCTGGAAGATCAGCTTTTAAGCATGAACCCTGGCATTGAGATACACATTGTGCCGGACAGCCAGGCCGAAAAAAATGGCGGCAGTATTCCCAAAAAGCGGCTGAGCTGGCTGAGTAAGCGCATATTGAGCCTGCATTTTTCATTGAAGGATTTTGGGAAAACCGTTTTGATGCTGTTGCTGGCAACGGTGGTCTCGTTTGGGCTCAGAGACCTTAATCTGGGTGACCAAAACATTATCATGGTTTATATTCTTTCGATTCTGGTGATTTCCAGATTAACCGTTGGATATTTATATGGTGTATGCGCCTCTGTTTTCGGCGTACTGCTTTTTAACTTTTTCTTTACAGAGCCTTACTTCACCTTTAATGCCACCAATCCGACCTACCCGGTAACTTTTATCGTGATGCTCTTGGTAGCATTGATGACGAGTGCGCTGACCAATGGGATTAAGGTTCAGGCCAAAATGGCAGTGATGAATGAAAGACGCACTGAGATTCTTTATGAGCTGAGCAAAAAGCTGCTGATTACCCGCGGCCTTGAGAATATTGTCACGCTAACAAATGAATCTCTGACCTCAATTTTTGAGCGTTCTGTTATTTTTTATACGCAGAATCCAGATGAAAAGAACTGTGGAACTTTTATGCAGGGGCCGGAGCACACAAGCGGCAGCTTCATGCAGTCCAAGGAAGAGGAAGCAGTGGCTCACTGGGTATTTCAAAACAAGAAAGCGGCCGGAAACGGCACAGACACGCTGGTGGGCGCAAAGGGATTTTATATGCCGGTTGTCTCACAGGACAGGGTCTTAGGCGTTATTGGCGTTTCCTGCGTCGAGGAGATGCTTCCGCCAAAGCGGCGGGCATTTTTAAAAATGATCGTGTCACAGGTTGCCATGGCTCTTGAACGGCAGCGGCTTTCTGATGAACAGGGAAAGGCGCGTCTGGAAACAGAAAAGGAAAAGATGCGGAGCAATTTTCTCAGAGCCATTTCCCATGACCTGCGGACACCGCTGACCGGCATCCTGGGCTCCAGCTCGGCGCTGCTCGAAAATATCGGAGAACTGGATATCCCGACGCAGAAAAAGCTTTTGCGTGATATCAAGGATGATTCTGAGTGGATTATCCGCATGGTTGAGAACCTGCTTTCCGTGACGCGCATCGGAGAGGGAAAGGTTGATTTGAAGAAGCATCCCGAGGCGGTAGAGGAGATTGTCGGCGAGGCTGTCGCCATTATCCGCAAACGCTTTGATCATACGGACATTAAGGTTGAGGTGCCGGATACCCTTTTGATGGTATCCATGGACGGCACGCTGATTGAACAGGTCATGATCAACCTGATGGAAAACGCCATAAAGTACGCGGGTTCTCATCCCGTTTTAGATGTAAAGGTGCAGAATTTAGGGACAAAAGCCCGCTTTATCGTGGGTGATAATGGAGAGGGAATCTCCGAGACCATGCTGCCGCATATTTTTGAAGGCTACATGGGTGATGATGAAAAGAGCAGCGATTCACGCCGCGGCATGGGAATTGGTCTGACCATTTGCAAATCCATTGTTGATGCCCACGGCGGTACATTGAAAGCTAGAAATAAACAAGAAGGCGGGGCAGAGTTCAGTTTTGAACTGCCCGTAGAGGAGGATGACAATAATGAGTCATAA
- a CDS encoding response regulator: protein MSHKALVLLVEDEKGIRNFISTVLDVNNYRVVEARDGKEALELFTSRCPDLILLDLGLPDMDGIEVLKTIRGWSGIPIIVVSARGHEREKVEALDLGADDYITKPFGTSELLARIRTAMRHQQVTVEVPERTIFSVGDLTIDFDKRLVTLNDNPVHFTPIEYKILEILTQYPGKVVTYDQIIKDIWGPYTNENQTLRVNMANIRRKIEKNPAEPKYILTEVGVGYRFVDEI, encoded by the coding sequence ATGAGTCATAAAGCGTTAGTACTCTTAGTTGAAGATGAAAAAGGAATAAGGAATTTTATCTCCACAGTTCTCGATGTCAATAATTACCGCGTAGTGGAGGCGAGAGACGGAAAGGAAGCCCTTGAGCTTTTTACTTCGCGGTGCCCGGATTTAATCCTGCTGGATCTTGGACTTCCGGATATGGACGGCATAGAGGTTTTAAAAACCATCCGGGGCTGGTCTGGCATACCGATTATCGTTGTCTCGGCAAGGGGCCATGAGCGCGAAAAAGTCGAGGCGCTCGACCTTGGAGCAGATGATTACATCACCAAACCGTTCGGGACTTCGGAGCTGCTGGCCCGTATCCGCACAGCCATGCGCCATCAGCAGGTGACAGTGGAGGTGCCGGAGAGAACGATCTTTTCTGTGGGGGACCTGACCATTGATTTTGATAAAAGGCTGGTGACCCTGAATGATAATCCAGTCCATTTTACGCCCATCGAGTACAAAATACTTGAGATTTTGACTCAGTATCCTGGAAAGGTGGTCACCTATGATCAGATTATTAAAGACATATGGGGGCCATATACCAATGAGAATCAGACGCTTCGGGTAAATATGGCAAACATCCGCCGGAAAATTGAGAAAAACCCTGCGGAGCCCAAGTATATTTTGACAGAGGTGGGCGTAGGATACCGGTTTGTAGATGAGATATAG
- a CDS encoding NAD(P)/FAD-dependent oxidoreductase: protein MKKNMEDLIIIGGGAAGLAAAVTAKRAAPSMRVTVLEKKDKPGRKLRATGNGRCNITNTALATAPTTIAFFESLGIPAREDSEGRVYPFSESAPRVADVFTEHLKALGVNLWTNAPVRGLLVEKGCFTVDVEKEQLFGKAVILATGGKAGPSYGCSGDGYALAKALGHNVTKTLPVLTGICCAEMPEALKGIRVKGKLSLNCRDQVVFSEQGEIQFTDYGISGICVFNLSRYLKYLGEEKLEPYTIYLDLAPERSFASMLFSWRQDSVLGGKTCTDVVSGMIKPPLAALLLKQASINEKRKLSELSESEIFMLDEHLHLLSFKPVSTMGFKMAQCTAGGIKANEVDEKTLASKIMPGLYFAGEILDYDGPCGGYNLDHAFNTGRRAAEAAAAAFLQGGHHV from the coding sequence ATGAAAAAAAATATGGAGGACCTCATTATTATCGGCGGCGGGGCTGCTGGTCTGGCCGCGGCGGTTACGGCCAAACGTGCCGCGCCGTCTATGCGGGTCACAGTGCTTGAAAAAAAAGATAAACCAGGCAGAAAGCTCAGGGCCACTGGAAATGGCCGATGTAATATCACGAATACAGCCCTGGCGACAGCCCCAACGACCATTGCTTTTTTTGAGTCGCTGGGAATCCCCGCGCGGGAGGACAGCGAGGGAAGGGTTTATCCCTTTTCAGAAAGTGCACCGCGGGTGGCAGATGTTTTTACAGAGCATCTGAAAGCCCTTGGCGTGAATCTGTGGACTAATGCTCCGGTCAGGGGCCTTTTGGTTGAGAAGGGCTGTTTTACTGTGGATGTTGAAAAGGAACAGCTTTTTGGAAAAGCAGTTATTCTGGCCACTGGTGGAAAGGCGGGGCCCTCCTATGGGTGTAGCGGCGATGGATATGCTCTGGCAAAGGCCCTGGGGCATAATGTGACCAAAACACTGCCGGTTTTGACGGGAATTTGCTGTGCGGAGATGCCGGAAGCCTTAAAGGGGATCCGGGTAAAGGGAAAGCTGAGCCTGAACTGCCGCGATCAGGTGGTCTTTTCGGAGCAAGGGGAAATCCAGTTTACCGACTATGGCATTTCGGGTATCTGTGTTTTTAATCTGAGCCGTTATCTAAAATATCTGGGAGAGGAAAAGCTTGAGCCCTATACAATATATCTCGACCTTGCGCCGGAAAGGAGCTTTGCTTCAATGCTTTTTTCATGGCGTCAGGACAGTGTGCTCGGAGGGAAGACCTGCACAGATGTCGTATCCGGAATGATCAAGCCGCCACTGGCGGCGCTGCTGCTTAAGCAGGCGAGTATCAATGAGAAAAGGAAGCTTTCAGAGCTTTCGGAGTCTGAAATATTCATGCTGGATGAACATTTGCACCTTCTGAGCTTTAAGCCAGTTTCCACCATGGGCTTTAAGATGGCCCAATGCACGGCAGGCGGTATTAAAGCCAATGAGGTAGATGAAAAAACACTGGCGTCAAAAATAATGCCAGGTCTCTATTTTGCCGGGGAAATTCTGGATTACGACGGCCCTTGCGGCGGTTATAATCTGGATCATGCTTTCAATACAGGGCGCCGCGCCGCTGAGGCCGCAGCGGCCGCATTCCTGCAGGGAGGCCATCATGTATAA
- a CDS encoding NAD(P)/FAD-dependent oxidoreductase gives MYNYRITNIRLELNQGWSALPEKVEKACGLSAGTLAESDIAVRKESLDARKKKDIHRVLTLDFKYCGKLPARGRKRVSAAPDLRPRAIAPGEKPLAGRPLVVGFGPCGIFAALSLAEAGYAPIVVERGRPMEQRVADVDAFWQEGKLDPESNVLFGEGGAGTFSDGKLTTGIKDPHIHQVLTSFVDAGAPEDIAYAQKPHIGTDILRKVVVALRKRIEAAGGEIHFNTQMTGFEQNENGELVSVELKTGEEKWKHSTNAVVLALGHSARDTFRALKDMGIPMAQKPLSIGVRLEHPQRIIDQAQYGGQTGLPPASYKLSCRAQNGRGVYSFCMCPGGEVVTASTQPGMVCVNGMSNRNRDSGTANAGILVDVRTTDFPSTDVLAGIEFQEYWERRAFEYGGGRFAPPRCSFAEFRDNTGRGPEVAACLPDFAAEALREAIPVFGKRIRGFDSDKACVTAVETRSSSPVRILRNDDYESALKGLYPAGEGAGYAGGITSAACDGLRVAEAIVRRFAPFLDKVKL, from the coding sequence ATGTATAATTATCGAATCACCAATATTCGTCTGGAGCTGAACCAGGGCTGGAGCGCGCTGCCTGAAAAGGTGGAGAAAGCCTGTGGCCTCAGCGCTGGAACCCTTGCCGAATCGGACATTGCGGTCCGCAAAGAATCGCTGGATGCCCGGAAAAAAAAGGATATCCACCGGGTGCTCACCCTTGATTTCAAGTATTGTGGAAAGCTTCCTGCGCGTGGTCGGAAGAGAGTGTCAGCTGCGCCAGATCTGAGGCCAAGAGCCATTGCGCCAGGAGAAAAGCCGCTGGCAGGCCGTCCCCTGGTAGTCGGCTTTGGTCCATGCGGTATTTTTGCCGCGCTCTCATTGGCTGAAGCGGGCTATGCGCCCATTGTTGTGGAACGGGGGCGCCCCATGGAACAGCGTGTGGCCGATGTGGATGCTTTCTGGCAAGAAGGAAAGCTCGATCCTGAATCCAATGTGCTGTTTGGAGAGGGCGGCGCCGGAACTTTTTCCGACGGCAAGCTGACCACGGGAATCAAGGATCCCCATATTCATCAGGTGCTTACTTCCTTTGTGGATGCCGGGGCGCCGGAGGATATCGCCTATGCTCAAAAGCCACATATCGGGACAGACATTCTCCGTAAAGTTGTGGTAGCGTTGAGAAAACGCATTGAGGCAGCAGGCGGAGAAATCCATTTTAACACACAGATGACAGGCTTTGAGCAAAATGAGAATGGCGAACTGGTTTCAGTAGAGCTGAAAACCGGAGAAGAGAAATGGAAACACAGCACAAACGCTGTTGTACTGGCCTTAGGGCACTCCGCGAGGGATACGTTCCGCGCTTTAAAGGATATGGGCATCCCGATGGCGCAGAAACCGCTGTCCATCGGGGTGCGTCTGGAACATCCCCAGCGCATTATCGACCAGGCCCAGTACGGCGGTCAGACCGGCCTTCCTCCGGCGAGCTATAAGCTTTCCTGCCGCGCGCAGAATGGACGGGGCGTTTACTCCTTCTGCATGTGTCCGGGCGGTGAGGTGGTGACAGCTTCCACGCAACCGGGCATGGTCTGTGTCAATGGTATGAGCAACCGAAACCGCGACAGCGGTACTGCCAACGCCGGAATTTTAGTAGATGTCCGGACAACGGATTTTCCGTCAACGGATGTTCTGGCAGGCATTGAATTCCAGGAATACTGGGAGCGGCGTGCCTTTGAATATGGAGGCGGCCGGTTTGCGCCGCCAAGATGCAGTTTTGCAGAGTTTCGCGATAATACCGGAAGGGGGCCGGAGGTTGCAGCGTGCCTGCCGGATTTTGCAGCGGAGGCTCTGAGAGAAGCCATACCGGTATTCGGTAAGCGGATCAGGGGCTTTGACTCGGACAAGGCGTGTGTTACAGCTGTGGAAACCCGGAGCTCATCACCGGTGCGTATTCTCAGAAACGATGATTACGAAAGCGCGCTTAAAGGGCTCTACCCTGCCGGTGAGGGGGCGGGATACGCTGGAGGGATCACCAGCGCTGCCTGCGATGGCCTCCGCGTGGCTGAAGCGATTGTCAGAAGGTTTGCGCCCTTTCTGGATAAAGTGAAGCTTTGA